In Mongoliitalea daihaiensis, one DNA window encodes the following:
- a CDS encoding ATP-binding protein, whose product MRFIFLLVCTLFWSFQIQSQSFTFNQQIRGVDLPSETINGLLQDSKGRMWFNTAMGVFYSDGFSSYPIPSEIQTQLSNDVGMFLDKDGWIWIFNRTKSTKIFFYDQRNWNELELPEGVVDQVASLYKRMVVFGSKEKKKVVLMDDQKLYLLDRLGSKWGSFELSFEEVGFFASHWEDSDDQWLLFDKSVISIQNNQPQFISLDNPFGEEGVFHIAKEKDTYFFLGRNFLASGSSSTRLEKILVEGFEEPKYTHVDFSFMQIHKGKVYYFFNSSLMQYDPSLDRVLKVETMQSLRSYSLTDALVDREDIIWLASTRGLVNVFSLMFVNYNKKEFLDDEITAIHVLDENRYLLGFNNGLQVWENNQVQTLQYFPELISQPKNRITNIVADKVGQVWISSNQQGVGKYYPKTRKFQFFNTLEKEEVIGVFPIKDSVYISAKNRLYVASVWDEGERLFSRDISDDWRKYSGLKEFYIRKIGPLDDGRLMVLLGGNVYTNDSISSTSSKLFVVGFDYMELDSAILIGTEKGLKIYNEKGLNDFNLYGQRILRPVYALKKDLKGRVWAGTDKGMFVIDESTIKNYSERSGLVGSEINRGALARTPSGQMLIGTHKGLSIFYPTEENLEVPKPFLEITSLAMLNSDEEDLDLRKISSSNNFIEVAYMAPSFLQSLDYVVHYYLEGFHEDWIQVTNPRTNAITFSNLPPGTYRFHMKISLGNITETGIVSSQEFVVLKPVYLRLWFILMVLVVFFFIGYLVSTLLTQFKEKGVLKKAIDEKILEASVTEDQFKNVWMSSKDGLSLTTEEGKIIAANPALEKMVGISEKVLEEAYLWDIFSDSSYYEKQRKYIEELIIRQNSTTFSLEMNMPFFTGMKVIDYFSTELKSDFNGKKVFLSVFTDITKQRQQELRLQAAKEKAEEDSRLKTSFLSNMSHEIRTPLNGILGTAEHIMLERAEEKDLVDQLEIILESGERLLHTINSILDLSKIEANKMDLTYKETNINDFVAKILLPLKALAMKKGLLLTAKYEQQPLVGKIDQRYVEMIINNLVGNAIKYSEQGLVSVKVSKQAGNLLIKVEDQGIGMSEEFKSRLFQPFEQESDGYIRQFEGSGLGLAITHSLIALMGGSIDLQSKKGVGTMVLVFLPLDKN is encoded by the coding sequence ATGCGGTTTATTTTCCTTCTTGTTTGTACACTCTTTTGGAGCTTTCAAATCCAAAGTCAATCGTTCACCTTCAATCAACAGATTCGAGGGGTGGATTTACCATCCGAAACCATCAACGGTCTTTTGCAAGACTCTAAAGGAAGAATGTGGTTTAATACTGCTATGGGTGTATTTTACTCTGATGGCTTCTCGAGTTACCCCATCCCGAGTGAAATACAAACCCAGCTGAGTAATGATGTGGGTATGTTCCTCGATAAGGATGGCTGGATTTGGATATTTAATCGAACAAAATCCACTAAAATCTTTTTCTATGATCAACGCAATTGGAATGAATTAGAATTGCCTGAAGGTGTCGTAGATCAAGTGGCATCCTTGTATAAACGGATGGTTGTCTTTGGCTCGAAGGAAAAGAAGAAAGTGGTACTCATGGACGATCAGAAACTTTACCTGTTAGACAGGTTAGGATCTAAATGGGGATCATTTGAGCTATCCTTTGAAGAAGTTGGTTTTTTTGCTTCTCATTGGGAGGATAGTGATGATCAATGGTTGCTCTTCGATAAATCGGTCATTTCAATTCAAAATAATCAACCTCAGTTTATCTCCTTGGATAATCCCTTTGGAGAAGAAGGTGTTTTTCACATCGCTAAAGAGAAAGATACTTATTTTTTCTTGGGGAGGAATTTTTTGGCCAGTGGGAGCTCGAGTACCCGCTTGGAAAAAATATTGGTGGAAGGTTTTGAGGAACCGAAGTATACTCACGTAGATTTCTCCTTTATGCAAATTCACAAGGGAAAAGTTTATTATTTCTTCAACTCCTCCCTCATGCAGTATGACCCTAGTCTTGATAGAGTATTAAAAGTCGAGACTATGCAAAGCTTACGATCGTATAGCTTGACGGATGCTTTGGTAGATCGGGAAGATATTATCTGGTTAGCATCTACGCGTGGACTAGTAAATGTTTTTTCGCTAATGTTTGTCAATTACAACAAAAAAGAGTTTTTAGACGATGAAATTACTGCCATTCATGTACTGGATGAAAATCGCTATCTTTTAGGTTTTAATAACGGTCTACAAGTTTGGGAAAATAATCAAGTACAGACGCTTCAGTATTTTCCAGAGCTAATAAGTCAACCAAAAAACCGGATCACCAATATAGTAGCTGATAAAGTTGGGCAAGTGTGGATTTCATCTAATCAACAAGGAGTGGGCAAATATTACCCGAAAACCAGAAAGTTTCAGTTTTTTAATACCCTTGAAAAAGAAGAAGTTATCGGCGTATTTCCAATTAAGGACTCTGTTTATATCAGTGCCAAAAATAGGCTGTATGTAGCCTCGGTTTGGGACGAAGGGGAAAGGTTGTTTAGCAGGGATATTTCAGACGATTGGAGGAAATACAGTGGTTTGAAGGAGTTTTACATTCGAAAAATCGGTCCCTTGGACGACGGTAGATTGATGGTGTTGTTAGGAGGAAATGTCTATACAAATGACTCTATATCTTCGACCTCTAGTAAGCTTTTTGTAGTAGGGTTTGATTATATGGAATTGGATAGTGCAATTCTTATTGGTACTGAAAAAGGCCTTAAAATATATAATGAAAAAGGCCTTAATGATTTTAACCTGTATGGCCAAAGGATACTCAGGCCAGTATACGCATTAAAGAAAGATCTGAAAGGGAGAGTTTGGGCAGGAACTGATAAGGGGATGTTTGTAATTGATGAATCTACCATCAAAAACTATAGTGAACGGAGTGGTTTGGTAGGATCAGAAATCAATCGTGGTGCTTTAGCAAGAACTCCTAGTGGGCAAATGCTTATCGGTACGCATAAGGGGTTATCTATATTTTATCCAACAGAGGAAAATCTGGAAGTTCCTAAGCCTTTCTTAGAAATCACCTCATTAGCGATGTTAAACTCAGATGAAGAAGATTTGGATCTTCGCAAAATTTCATCTTCCAATAATTTTATTGAAGTAGCTTACATGGCGCCTTCATTTTTGCAGAGTTTGGATTACGTTGTGCATTACTACCTTGAAGGTTTTCATGAAGATTGGATACAAGTCACCAATCCTCGGACAAATGCGATTACGTTCAGCAATCTCCCCCCAGGAACTTATCGTTTTCATATGAAGATCAGTTTGGGAAATATAACAGAAACAGGTATTGTATCTTCTCAAGAATTTGTGGTCCTTAAACCAGTTTACCTTCGCTTGTGGTTCATTTTGATGGTATTGGTGGTTTTCTTTTTTATCGGCTACCTGGTGAGTACTTTATTAACCCAGTTTAAAGAAAAAGGAGTCCTTAAAAAGGCAATTGATGAGAAAATTTTAGAAGCCTCTGTTACTGAAGATCAGTTTAAGAATGTTTGGATGAGTTCTAAAGATGGATTGTCCTTGACAACAGAAGAAGGAAAAATAATAGCTGCAAATCCTGCCTTGGAAAAGATGGTTGGTATTTCAGAAAAAGTATTGGAGGAAGCGTATTTATGGGATATTTTCTCCGACTCCTCTTATTATGAAAAGCAACGCAAGTACATCGAAGAGTTAATCATTCGTCAAAATTCCACAACTTTTAGTTTAGAGATGAATATGCCATTCTTTACAGGGATGAAGGTGATTGATTATTTTTCAACAGAATTAAAATCTGATTTTAATGGGAAAAAAGTTTTTCTCTCCGTATTTACAGATATCACAAAACAGCGGCAACAAGAGTTGCGACTTCAAGCAGCAAAGGAAAAAGCTGAAGAAGACAGCAGGTTGAAAACGAGCTTTCTTTCTAACATGAGCCATGAAATCAGGACACCATTGAATGGTATTTTAGGGACAGCGGAGCATATCATGCTAGAAAGAGCGGAGGAAAAGGATTTGGTTGATCAATTAGAAATTATTTTGGAATCCGGAGAGCGTTTGCTTCATACGATCAACAGCATCTTGGATCTTTCTAAAATAGAGGCCAACAAAATGGATCTCACTTACAAAGAGACTAATATCAATGATTTTGTAGCCAAAATCTTGCTTCCTCTCAAAGCACTAGCGATGAAGAAGGGATTGTTGTTGACGGCAAAATACGAGCAGCAACCTTTGGTGGGTAAAATTGATCAGCGCTATGTAGAAATGATCATTAATAATCTGGTAGGCAATGCTATTAAGTATTCGGAGCAAGGTTTGGTCTCAGTAAAAGTGAGCAAGCAAGCGGGGAATTTATTGATCAAAGTTGAGGACCAAGGTATAGGGATGAGTGAGGAATTTAAGTCTCGCTTATTTCAACCCTTTGAGCAGGAGAGTGATGGTTATATCCGTCAATTTGAAGGTTCGGGTCTTGGCCTAGCTATTACCCACAGTTTGATTGCCTTGATGGGTGGGAGTATTGACCTGCAAAGTAAAAAAGGGGTTGGAACGATGGTGTTGGTGTTCCTTCCTTTGGATAAAAACTAG
- the sucD gene encoding succinate--CoA ligase subunit alpha encodes MSVLVNKNSKVIVQGFTGSEGSFHAQQMIEYGTNVVGGVTPGKGGTTHLEKPVFNSVEEAVQKTGADTSIIFVPPAFAADAIMEAAEAGIKVIIAITEGIPVADMMKAKPYIKEKGATLIGPNCPGVITPGEAKVGIMPGFVFKQGRVGIVSKSGTLTYEAADQIAKAGLGVSTAIGIGGDPIIGTSTKDAVQLLMEDPETDAIVMIGEIGGNYEAEAAKWIRENGNKKPVVGFIAGQTAPPGRRMGHAGAIIGGADDTAAAKMRIMAENGIHVAESPAEIGAVMAKVLGVEA; translated from the coding sequence ATGAGTGTTTTAGTCAACAAGAATTCAAAAGTGATCGTGCAAGGCTTTACCGGTTCGGAAGGTTCCTTTCACGCACAGCAAATGATAGAATATGGCACCAATGTAGTAGGTGGCGTGACTCCGGGCAAAGGTGGTACCACCCATTTGGAAAAACCGGTGTTTAATTCTGTAGAAGAGGCTGTCCAAAAAACAGGAGCAGATACATCCATCATTTTTGTTCCTCCCGCATTTGCGGCAGACGCTATTATGGAAGCTGCCGAAGCAGGCATTAAAGTTATCATTGCTATCACCGAAGGAATTCCTGTGGCTGATATGATGAAAGCTAAGCCCTACATTAAAGAAAAAGGTGCTACTTTGATTGGACCTAACTGTCCAGGTGTCATTACTCCAGGGGAGGCAAAAGTGGGTATCATGCCCGGTTTTGTTTTCAAGCAAGGCAGAGTTGGTATCGTATCTAAGTCTGGAACCTTAACCTATGAAGCTGCTGACCAAATCGCCAAGGCTGGTTTGGGTGTTTCCACTGCTATCGGAATCGGAGGAGACCCTATCATTGGAACCTCTACCAAAGATGCTGTACAATTGTTGATGGAAGATCCTGAGACAGATGCTATCGTCATGATCGGTGAGATCGGCGGTAACTATGAAGCAGAAGCTGCGAAATGGATCCGTGAAAACGGCAACAAAAAGCCAGTAGTTGGTTTTATAGCAGGCCAAACAGCACCTCCAGGACGTAGAATGGGCCATGCCGGTGCCATCATCGGTGGCGCAGACGATACCGCAGCTGCAAAAATGCGTATCATGGCAGAAAATGGAATCCATGTTGCTGAATCACCTGCCGAAATCGGAGCTGTTATGGCTAAGGTTTTAGGCGTAGAGGCTTAA
- the hemG gene encoding menaquinone-dependent protoporphyrinogen IX dehydrogenase: MPSTTCIIYSSVDGQTKKICDRIRIILEDLGESVVMTSATNLNQPQTILHQADKIILASSIRYGKHSKQITTLIESYHGVLNSKISAFISVNLVARKKEKSSFDTNPYVIKFLQSIPWKPTKTAVFAGKLNYPSYKFWDRFLIRLIMKLTKGPTDPNTVIEYTDWSAVENFAKKWYQP, from the coding sequence ATGCCTTCTACTACTTGTATCATTTATTCCTCTGTCGATGGACAAACCAAGAAAATCTGCGACCGTATACGGATAATTTTAGAAGATTTGGGTGAATCAGTCGTCATGACATCGGCAACAAACTTGAATCAACCTCAAACAATCCTTCATCAGGCAGATAAAATCATCTTAGCTTCAAGTATTCGGTATGGAAAGCATAGCAAGCAAATCACAACCCTCATCGAGAGTTACCATGGAGTGTTAAACTCCAAGATATCTGCTTTTATTTCAGTTAATTTAGTGGCACGCAAAAAAGAAAAAAGTAGTTTCGATACCAATCCCTATGTCATCAAGTTTCTCCAATCCATACCTTGGAAACCTACGAAAACAGCTGTTTTTGCAGGCAAATTAAATTATCCAAGTTACAAATTTTGGGACCGCTTTCTTATTCGGTTAATCATGAAGCTCACAAAGGGTCCAACTGACCCAAATACTGTTATTGAATATACCGATTGGTCAGCAGTAGAGAACTTTGCGAAAAAATGGTATCAGCCGTAA